The Canis lupus familiaris isolate Mischka breed German Shepherd chromosome 14, alternate assembly UU_Cfam_GSD_1.0, whole genome shotgun sequence DNA window AACAACACCTCAGATTTCATTCTCCTAGGACTCTTTAACTACACAGAAGCCCACCTGTTTCTCTTTGTGATGGTTCTGACAATTGCTTTCAGCTCCCTGGTGGGCAATGCCCTCATGATTCTCCTGATTCATCAGGATGTCCATCTCCACACACCCATGTACTTCCTACTGAGTCAACTCTCCCTCATGGACATGATGCTGATCTCCACCATTGTGCCCAAAATGGCAGCTGACTACTTGAGTGGCAAGAAGTCCATCTCCCCTGCTGGCTGCAGGTTgcagatatttttcttccttactttgGCAGGGGGCGAGTGCTTCCTCTTAGCAGCCAtgtcctatgaccgctatgtggctgTTTGCCACCCACTGAGGTACCCCATTCTCATGAGCTGGCAATTATGCCTGAGAATGACAGTGGGGTCCTGGTTCTTGGGGGCAGCTGATGGGCTCATGCAGGCTGCTGCCACCCTGAGTTTTCCATTCTGTGATGCACATGAGATCAATCATTTCTTCTGTGAGGCCCCCACTCTGGTGCGTTTGGCTTGTGCTGACACGTTTGTTTTTGAGTATGTCATGTATATCTGCTGTGTATTAATGCTGCTGGTTCCGTTTTCTCTCATCCTGATTTC harbors:
- the OR2T13 gene encoding olfactory receptor 2T8: MNIWNNTSDFILLGLFNYTEAHLFLFVMVLTIAFSSLVGNALMILLIHQDVHLHTPMYFLLSQLSLMDMMLISTIVPKMAADYLSGKKSISPAGCRLQIFFFLTLAGGECFLLAAMSYDRYVAVCHPLRYPILMSWQLCLRMTVGSWFLGAADGLMQAAATLSFPFCDAHEINHFFCEAPTLVRLACADTFVFEYVMYICCVLMLLVPFSLILISYSLILAVVLQMRSREARKKAFSTCSSHLSVVGLFYGAGIFTYMGPKSYRSANHDKIVSVFYTIFTPLLNPLIYSMRNSEVKGALRKGMGQCAALSSFHSLAIVD